The following proteins are encoded in a genomic region of Methanobacteriaceae archaeon:
- a CDS encoding recombinase RecA — protein sequence MNDVESGIPGLDELLRSSRDYDLGGFPRNSSTLIYGPPKVGKSIFCYQFAYHGLSIEEPCLYITADEGMKQLQQSMMDFGWFLQSPMEKELLYVIDSISSLSGSPAESSNTYTLSKINDPTDLMVKVGLGTRFVYKKSNNFRSVFDSLTTPFAFNPEPMVIRFLKTYIRRLYEAGSTVLISYTEGVTDENTEKILKSIVDNVIMLDGSYLTFRSSDGLLGTAEYHITDHGLVLEKGEIL from the coding sequence ATCAGGCATACCAGGATTAGATGAGTTGTTAAGGTCTTCAAGAGACTACGATCTTGGAGGTTTCCCTCGTAACTCCAGTACATTAATCTATGGCCCACCTAAAGTGGGTAAATCAATTTTTTGTTATCAATTTGCATATCATGGGCTGAGCATTGAGGAGCCCTGCCTGTACATCACTGCTGATGAGGGAATGAAACAATTACAACAAAGTATGATGGATTTCGGATGGTTTCTGCAAAGTCCGATGGAAAAAGAACTTTTGTATGTAATTGATTCAATATCATCACTTTCAGGATCTCCTGCTGAAAGCAGCAATACATATACTTTATCTAAAATCAATGACCCCACTGATCTGATGGTTAAAGTAGGTTTAGGCACTCGTTTTGTTTACAAAAAATCCAACAACTTCCGTTCAGTTTTTGATTCACTTACCACTCCTTTTGCTTTTAACCCTGAACCAATGGTCATCAGGTTTTTAAAAACATACATCCGCAGACTATATGAAGCAGGTTCTACAGTCTTAATATCCTATACTGAAGGAGTAACAGATGAAAACACTGAAAAAATACTTAAATCAATTGTAGATAATGTTATTATGCTTGACGGGAGTTATTTAACTTTCAGATCTTCAGATGGTTTACTGGGAACAGCAGAGTATCATATAACAGACCATGGACTGGTTTTAGAGAAGGGGGAAATACTGTGA